From Leifsonia sp. fls2-241-R2A-40a, one genomic window encodes:
- a CDS encoding TatD family hydrolase has protein sequence MTDPSFVRQRHVTDGRDLAYPPLPEPLVVPVYDNHTHLEIADGAEPLDYREQLDRASSVGVRGVVQVGNDVETSRWSAEMAAIEPRMLAAVALHPNDAPDYDERGELDDALAVIAELAGRPRVRAVGETGLDFFRTEEGPRRDAQFRSFEAHIEIAKQNGIALQIHDRDAHAAVVATLKRVGAPERTVFHCFSGDVELARICADNGWYMSFAGNVTFKNAPKLREALAAAPRHLVMVETDAPFLTPMPFRGRPNAPYLIPHTLRAMAEVMGTDASTLAAQINSNTELVYGRWDSEPVGPPPTRPIGIIA, from the coding sequence ATGACGGACCCGTCGTTCGTCCGGCAGCGGCACGTCACCGACGGTCGCGACCTGGCATACCCTCCGCTGCCCGAACCGCTCGTCGTGCCGGTGTACGACAACCACACGCACCTCGAGATCGCCGACGGTGCGGAACCGCTCGACTACCGCGAGCAGCTCGACCGCGCCTCCAGCGTGGGGGTGCGCGGGGTCGTGCAGGTGGGCAACGACGTCGAGACGTCACGCTGGTCGGCGGAGATGGCGGCGATCGAGCCGCGGATGCTCGCGGCGGTCGCGCTCCACCCGAACGACGCTCCCGACTACGACGAGCGCGGCGAGCTGGATGACGCACTCGCTGTGATCGCCGAACTGGCCGGGCGCCCGCGCGTCCGCGCGGTGGGCGAGACCGGGCTCGACTTCTTCCGCACCGAGGAGGGGCCGCGCCGGGATGCGCAGTTCCGCTCGTTCGAGGCGCACATCGAGATCGCCAAGCAGAACGGCATCGCGCTGCAGATCCACGACCGGGATGCCCACGCGGCCGTCGTGGCGACGCTGAAGCGGGTCGGCGCTCCCGAGCGGACCGTCTTCCACTGCTTCTCCGGCGACGTCGAGCTCGCACGGATCTGCGCCGACAACGGCTGGTACATGTCGTTCGCGGGCAACGTGACGTTCAAGAACGCGCCGAAGCTGCGCGAAGCACTCGCCGCGGCTCCTCGCCATCTGGTCATGGTGGAGACGGACGCGCCGTTCCTCACGCCGATGCCGTTCCGCGGCCGGCCGAATGCGCCGTACCTGATCCCGCACACGCTTCGCGCGATGGCCGAGGTGATGGGAACCGACGCCTCGACGCTCGCCGCCCAGATCAACTCCAACACCGAGCTCGTGTACGGCCGCTGGGACAGCGAGCCCGTCGGGCCGCCGCCCACCCGACCCATCGGGATCATCGCGTGA